In one window of Sinorhizobium chiapasense DNA:
- a CDS encoding acyl-CoA dehydrogenase family protein gives MTDEWHMLAEEERLFCDVLTRICAERIAPRAAETDETSTFVHDQLATLAEAGMLGANLPEAYGGSGISAPALLRAVAIVAGACGSTASALTAHYLATDSILIGGTETQKLEWLTRAATGEALGAFGLTEPAAGSDPADMKTRARRTDTGWHVKGTKCFISNGGVADFIVLYAVTDPEKGHRGISAFILPKGTPGLEAGPAEKTMGLKGGHVFTLSIDCHLPADALFDEEGNGFRTAMQVLDSGRIEVAAQCLGMAETALNAAIAYAKDRIIGGQPLSDRQGIRWMIADMGLAYRSALLVAQDAARQRDLAHAGGGRFSLAASMAKLHASEAAGRIADCALQLHGGYGYTRDFPIERINRDLRIMRIYEGSSEIQRIIISGQMLK, from the coding sequence ATGACTGACGAATGGCACATGCTGGCCGAGGAAGAGCGGCTGTTCTGCGACGTGCTCACTCGCATTTGCGCGGAGCGCATCGCCCCAAGGGCGGCCGAAACCGACGAAACCTCGACCTTCGTTCATGACCAACTGGCGACATTGGCTGAAGCCGGGATGCTGGGCGCCAATCTGCCCGAGGCATATGGCGGCAGCGGCATCTCTGCCCCGGCGCTGCTCAGGGCGGTGGCGATCGTCGCCGGGGCTTGCGGCTCCACGGCGTCGGCGCTGACGGCACACTATCTGGCGACAGACTCGATCCTCATCGGCGGAACGGAGACGCAAAAACTGGAATGGCTGACCAGGGCCGCGACGGGTGAGGCATTGGGAGCGTTCGGCTTGACCGAACCCGCCGCGGGATCCGACCCGGCCGACATGAAGACCCGCGCACGCCGCACCGACACCGGTTGGCATGTTAAGGGTACGAAATGCTTCATCTCGAATGGCGGTGTGGCGGATTTCATCGTGCTCTATGCGGTGACCGACCCGGAGAAGGGACATCGCGGCATCTCGGCCTTCATACTGCCCAAGGGTACGCCGGGCCTTGAAGCTGGTCCGGCGGAAAAGACCATGGGGCTGAAGGGCGGTCATGTCTTTACGCTGAGCATTGATTGCCATCTCCCCGCGGACGCGCTGTTCGACGAGGAGGGCAACGGCTTCCGCACGGCCATGCAGGTGCTGGACAGTGGGCGTATCGAAGTGGCCGCTCAATGCCTCGGAATGGCCGAGACGGCGTTGAACGCCGCCATTGCCTATGCAAAGGACCGCATTATCGGCGGCCAGCCGCTGAGTGACCGGCAGGGCATACGCTGGATGATCGCGGATATGGGATTGGCCTATCGTTCGGCCTTGCTGGTCGCGCAGGACGCGGCGCGACAACGGGACCTGGCGCACGCGGGCGGGGGACGCTTCTCGCTGGCGGCTTCCATGGCCAAGCTGCATGCATCCGAGGCTGCGGGCCGCATCGCGGATTGCGCGCTGCAACTGCACGGCGGCTATGGATATACTCGTGATTTTCCGATCGAACGGATAAACCGCGATTTGCGGATTATGCGAATCTACGAAGGGTCAAGTGAAATTCAACGCATCATCATTTCCGGCCAGATGCTGAAGTGA
- a CDS encoding transporter substrate-binding domain-containing protein, whose product MSIHMTIKGALFGLAALGLASAAEADQLADIKAAGKIVTATDMHYAPFDMLNNGTYEGMTKDLFDAVAKEIGVEPVYQDIPWTAELPGLEVKKFDIVIAPVTITPERLERYTFTLPIADATVSLVKAANNSELTKPEDIKGKTVGVQQGTAQFKQLEAYGQKLGDVTIKEYGTTDEAYADLAAGRLDAVAGSLPNLTYLVKNRAETFALFTPAQFGEPKYFAWVLRKDADSDGFAKAINDALLKMTADGRVKAIQEKWLGTYAELPREVPAN is encoded by the coding sequence ATGAGCATTCATATGACCATCAAAGGCGCGCTTTTCGGGCTGGCCGCGCTTGGCCTCGCCAGCGCCGCCGAGGCCGACCAGCTTGCGGACATCAAGGCTGCGGGCAAGATCGTCACGGCGACCGACATGCACTACGCCCCCTTCGACATGCTGAACAACGGCACCTATGAGGGCATGACCAAGGACCTGTTCGATGCGGTCGCCAAGGAGATCGGTGTCGAGCCGGTGTATCAGGATATTCCCTGGACCGCCGAACTGCCGGGTCTTGAGGTCAAGAAGTTCGATATCGTGATCGCACCGGTGACCATCACGCCGGAGCGGCTTGAGCGCTACACGTTCACCTTGCCGATTGCTGATGCGACCGTCTCTCTGGTCAAGGCCGCGAACAACAGCGAGCTTACCAAACCCGAGGACATCAAGGGCAAGACCGTCGGCGTCCAGCAGGGTACCGCGCAATTCAAGCAGCTTGAGGCCTATGGCCAGAAGCTGGGCGATGTGACGATCAAGGAATACGGCACCACGGACGAAGCCTATGCCGACCTCGCCGCCGGCCGTCTGGATGCGGTTGCTGGCTCGCTGCCGAACCTCACCTATCTGGTGAAGAACCGCGCCGAGACCTTTGCCCTCTTCACGCCGGCCCAGTTCGGTGAGCCGAAGTATTTTGCCTGGGTGCTGCGCAAGGATGCCGACAGCGACGGCTTTGCCAAGGCCATCAACGACGCGCTGTTGAAGATGACTGCTGACGGCCGCGTCAAGGCCATTCAGGAAAAGTGGCTCGGCACCTATGCCGAATTGCCCCGCGAAGTCCCGGCAAACTAA
- a CDS encoding amino acid ABC transporter permease produces the protein MFSFAVFLESFGPLFWAARYTLLISVLGIGLGLVIGTLICAARLSPYPPLRRFAAIWVSFLRGVPLLVQLLVFYYTLPVIGLDVPPMVAAVVTVGICASAYISEIWRGAIAALPKGQTEAAVAIGMNPRDVWTRVILPQAVTLSLPALINELILLVKASSLVSVVGILEITRASQAQAATTFRPLEVYIAAACIYLLINLCLAALGRYLEHRTAV, from the coding sequence ATGTTTTCCTTCGCAGTTTTCCTTGAAAGCTTTGGGCCGCTGTTCTGGGCGGCGCGATACACGCTGCTGATCTCCGTTCTGGGTATCGGGCTGGGTCTGGTGATCGGTACACTGATCTGTGCCGCGCGCCTGTCGCCTTACCCGCCACTGCGCCGCTTTGCAGCCATCTGGGTCAGTTTCCTGCGCGGCGTGCCGCTGCTGGTGCAGCTGCTGGTGTTCTACTACACCTTGCCGGTCATCGGCCTGGACGTTCCCCCGATGGTCGCCGCCGTGGTGACCGTGGGCATCTGCGCCAGCGCTTATATCTCGGAAATCTGGCGCGGCGCGATCGCGGCGCTGCCGAAGGGACAGACCGAGGCCGCGGTCGCCATCGGCATGAACCCTCGCGACGTGTGGACCCGGGTGATCCTTCCACAGGCCGTGACGCTTTCGCTGCCGGCGCTGATCAACGAACTTATCTTGCTTGTGAAGGCGTCTTCGCTGGTTTCGGTCGTCGGCATTCTCGAAATCACTCGCGCCAGCCAGGCGCAGGCCGCTACGACCTTCCGTCCGCTTGAGGTCTATATAGCGGCGGCCTGCATCTATCTGCTGATAAACTTGTGCCTGGCGGCGCTGGGACGTTACCTCGAACACAGGACGGCCGTCTGA
- a CDS encoding amino acid ABC transporter permease, with protein sequence MEWSILQQYGPSLLKGFGNTVLCWALGTVFGMALGLVIALIQRYGPRWVTWIVQAYIEVIRGTPFLVQLFVLYYGGPLVGLRLDALPAGLLGLTIYGSPYFAEIFRSGFRAVPLGQIEAARAIGMSELNIVRRILLPLGLVSALPALVNFSIILAKETVILSIITVPELLYQVQRMSTETFRYLEANVVLALFFWGLVEAISRVGHRLEARITKHLIERT encoded by the coding sequence ATGGAATGGAGCATCCTGCAGCAATACGGCCCCTCGCTGCTGAAGGGCTTCGGCAATACCGTCCTCTGCTGGGCCCTTGGCACGGTCTTCGGCATGGCGCTTGGCCTCGTCATCGCGCTCATTCAGCGCTATGGGCCGCGCTGGGTCACGTGGATCGTCCAAGCCTACATCGAAGTGATCCGCGGCACGCCCTTCCTGGTCCAGTTGTTCGTGCTCTACTACGGCGGCCCGCTCGTCGGCCTGCGCCTTGATGCGCTGCCCGCGGGCCTCCTGGGACTGACGATCTATGGCAGTCCCTATTTCGCCGAGATATTCCGCTCGGGTTTCCGCGCCGTACCACTTGGTCAGATCGAGGCGGCCCGTGCGATCGGCATGTCCGAACTCAATATCGTGCGCCGTATCCTGCTGCCCCTGGGCCTGGTCTCCGCGTTGCCGGCGCTCGTGAACTTCTCAATCATCCTCGCCAAGGAAACGGTGATCCTGTCGATCATAACCGTTCCCGAGCTGCTTTATCAGGTGCAGCGAATGTCCACCGAGACCTTCCGCTACCTGGAAGCAAACGTGGTATTGGCGCTGTTCTTCTGGGGGCTGGTCGAGGCGATCTCGCGTGTCGGCCACAGATTGGAAGCGCGCATCACGAAACATCTGATCGAAAGGACGTAA
- a CDS encoding amino acid ABC transporter ATP-binding protein, producing the protein MLAASSVEIRKVNKYYGNFHALKDVDLSILPGKVTCLIGPSGSGKSTLLRCINFLEEYDSGEVRIDGQLIGYDAPGKKMSGRKLREMRRSIGMVFQQFNLWPHMTARENVAEGLIRVRGMSKSEAERRAAEALAKVGLADKMANHPSRLSGGQQQRVAIARAIAMEPKLMLFDEPTSALDPELVGEVLNVMKTLAGEGMTMVVVTHEMGFAAHVADQVVFMEKGELVGVDSPDRILHHPEDARIQSFLRTYHERNSF; encoded by the coding sequence ATGCTTGCTGCGTCATCCGTCGAAATCCGCAAGGTCAACAAATACTACGGCAACTTTCATGCATTGAAGGATGTCGACCTGTCGATCCTGCCCGGCAAGGTCACCTGTCTGATCGGACCTTCAGGTTCGGGAAAGTCGACCCTCCTGCGCTGCATAAATTTCCTTGAGGAATATGATTCCGGCGAAGTGCGCATCGATGGTCAGCTGATCGGCTATGACGCGCCGGGCAAGAAGATGTCGGGCCGCAAGCTGCGCGAGATGCGGCGCTCGATCGGCATGGTGTTCCAGCAGTTCAACCTCTGGCCGCACATGACTGCCAGGGAGAATGTCGCCGAGGGGTTGATCCGCGTGCGCGGCATGTCGAAATCCGAGGCGGAACGCCGCGCCGCCGAGGCGCTGGCCAAAGTCGGGCTGGCGGATAAGATGGCAAACCATCCCTCGCGGCTTTCCGGCGGCCAGCAGCAGCGCGTTGCGATTGCCCGCGCGATCGCCATGGAACCCAAGCTTATGCTATTCGACGAGCCGACCTCTGCGCTGGACCCGGAACTCGTCGGCGAGGTGCTGAACGTCATGAAAACGCTCGCCGGCGAGGGGATGACCATGGTGGTGGTGACGCATGAAATGGGTTTCGCCGCCCATGTCGCCGATCAGGTCGTCTTCATGGAGAAAGGTGAACTGGTCGGCGTGGACAGCCCCGACCGCATCCTGCATCATCCGGAAGATGCGCGTATTCAGTCCTTCCTGCGCACCTATCACGAGCGCAACAGCTTCTGA
- the queC gene encoding 7-cyano-7-deazaguanine synthase QueC, with product MKTIVICSGGLDSVSLAHKVAAEHELVGLLSFDYGQRHRKELDFAAACAERLGVSHEIIDIREIGRHLSGSALTDDVDVPDGHYAEESMKVTVVPNRNAIMLAIAFGVAAARKADAVATAVHGGDHFIYPDCRPGFIDTFQTMQSHALEGYADVTLYAPYVNVSKAEIVADGARNRTPFAETWSCYKGGARHCGRCGTCVERREAFHLAGVEDPTEYDDPDFWASATGAFSAKEVK from the coding sequence ATGAAAACCATCGTAATCTGCTCCGGCGGATTGGATTCCGTTTCGCTTGCGCACAAAGTCGCAGCGGAACACGAACTTGTCGGCCTGCTGTCGTTCGACTACGGCCAACGGCATCGCAAGGAACTGGACTTCGCCGCCGCCTGCGCCGAACGTCTCGGCGTTTCCCATGAGATCATCGACATCCGCGAGATCGGCCGTCACCTTAGCGGTTCGGCGTTGACCGACGATGTCGACGTGCCGGACGGGCATTACGCTGAGGAAAGCATGAAGGTAACGGTCGTGCCGAACCGCAACGCCATCATGCTCGCGATCGCCTTCGGCGTTGCCGCGGCCCGCAAGGCCGATGCCGTGGCGACCGCCGTACATGGCGGCGACCACTTCATCTATCCCGACTGTCGGCCGGGGTTCATCGACACGTTCCAGACGATGCAGAGCCATGCTCTGGAAGGCTATGCCGACGTCACGCTCTATGCGCCGTACGTCAACGTCTCCAAGGCCGAGATCGTTGCGGACGGAGCGAGGAACCGGACGCCTTTCGCCGAGACCTGGTCGTGCTACAAGGGTGGCGCGCGCCATTGTGGTCGTTGCGGCACCTGCGTCGAAAGACGCGAAGCCTTTCATCTGGCGGGCGTCGAGGATCCGACGGAATACGACGATCCGGATTTCTGGGCTTCGGCTACAGGCGCCTTCTCCGCCAAGGAGGTGAAATAA
- the queD gene encoding 6-carboxytetrahydropterin synthase QueD: MFRITKEFHFSASHQLTSLPPEHQCARLHGHNYVVEVELSAKTLNEHGFVRDYHELAPLKRYIDETFDHRHLNDVLGHDRVTAECLAQHFYDWCKARLPETTAVRVSETAKTWAEYRP, encoded by the coding sequence ATGTTCCGCATCACCAAGGAATTCCACTTCTCCGCTTCGCATCAGCTGACCAGCCTGCCGCCCGAGCATCAGTGCGCCCGGCTGCACGGGCACAACTACGTCGTCGAGGTCGAGCTTTCGGCCAAAACATTGAACGAACACGGTTTTGTCCGCGACTATCATGAGCTCGCGCCGTTGAAGCGCTACATCGACGAGACCTTCGATCACCGGCATCTCAACGACGTTCTCGGCCACGACCGGGTGACGGCGGAATGTCTGGCACAGCACTTCTACGACTGGTGCAAGGCGCGGCTTCCGGAGACGACCGCGGTGCGCGTCAGCGAAACGGCGAAGACCTGGGCGGAATACCGGCCATGA
- the queE gene encoding 7-carboxy-7-deazaguanine synthase QueE: MTSDRSAEIRVSEIFGPTIQGEGVLIGLPTVFVRTGGCDYRCSWCDSMYAVDSRYRDEWQAMSTEDVWQEVTRLSGGRPLMVSLSGGNPAIQPLGELIDRGHRQGYRFALETQGSVARHWFADLDVLVLSPKPPSSAMATDWQAFDACLRMSKGRPQTVLKIVVFDEADYAYARAAAARYPQLPVYLQPGNHTPPAADDDDATIDIDGIMERMLWLVAKVTEDRWFEARVLPQLHVLLWGNKRGV, from the coding sequence ATGACCTCCGACAGATCTGCCGAGATCCGCGTCAGCGAGATTTTCGGACCGACGATACAAGGTGAGGGCGTGCTGATCGGCCTGCCGACCGTCTTTGTCAGAACCGGTGGATGCGATTATCGCTGCTCCTGGTGTGACAGTATGTATGCGGTCGACAGCCGCTATCGCGACGAATGGCAGGCGATGTCCACGGAAGATGTCTGGCAGGAGGTCACGCGGCTCTCCGGCGGGAGGCCGCTTATGGTTTCGCTCTCCGGCGGCAATCCGGCTATCCAGCCGCTCGGCGAACTCATCGACCGCGGCCATCGCCAAGGCTATCGTTTTGCCCTCGAAACGCAGGGGTCGGTTGCCAGGCACTGGTTTGCCGATCTCGACGTGTTGGTGCTGAGCCCAAAGCCGCCGTCGAGCGCGATGGCAACCGACTGGCAGGCATTCGACGCATGTCTGCGGATGTCTAAGGGCAGGCCGCAAACGGTGCTGAAGATCGTCGTCTTCGACGAGGCGGATTACGCCTATGCCAGGGCGGCGGCCGCGCGTTATCCGCAACTGCCCGTCTATCTGCAACCCGGCAATCACACACCGCCGGCCGCCGATGACGACGACGCGACGATCGACATCGACGGCATAATGGAGCGTATGCTCTGGCTCGTCGCCAAGGTTACCGAAGACCGCTGGTTCGAGGCGCGCGTTCTGCCGCAGCTGCATGTCCTGCTCTGGGGCAACAAGCGCGGTGTCTAG
- a CDS encoding ABC transporter ATP-binding protein/permease: MTNQAGANAAPRPAGAEGTPLRDQFDMMRHAFMASPVLKTILWLTAGSFAIIIATAIGQIILNRWNRPFFDAIERRDLDAFFYQLLLFVFIAGGLLVLNVTQQWLNQMVRLKLREGLTLDLINEWMRPLRAFRLANSGAMGINPDQRMQEDAGHLADLTTDLGFGLLQSSILLASFVSVLWALSAGFVFHIGGHSLEIPGYMVWAAILYAGSASWLSWLVGRPLIALNGDRYAREAELRFSLMHVSEHIDAISLAGGETGERRRLELDLATVLGAMRNIYRAQINLGWVQDGYGWVTVVAPILVAAPVYFAGEISFGGLMMAVGAFNQVHTSLKWFVANISAIADWRATLLRVAAFRRAMIMTDVLHDAEKRIEFVENDTNKLTFDNLEVASSSGRTRLSEPHIEIGAGQRVVISGDPRAGKTLLFRALARLWPWGSGRVGMPAGEMVAFIPRSPYFPRGKLRDALSYPRAGAFPDASLVAALSKVGLDQLTTLLDREARWERELSDDEQRSLAFARLVLHRPRWVIIDEALETMDGEAMKRALSIFEDDLRDTAVVKIGRTPRNGPLFPRVIHLVKDAEGPVLKPIHLGGGMHEKELVASAP; this comes from the coding sequence ATGACGAATCAAGCCGGAGCAAACGCAGCACCTAGGCCCGCGGGCGCGGAGGGCACGCCTCTCCGAGACCAGTTCGACATGATGCGCCATGCCTTCATGGCTTCCCCGGTGCTGAAGACAATCCTGTGGCTCACGGCCGGCAGCTTCGCGATCATCATCGCGACAGCGATCGGACAGATCATCCTCAACCGCTGGAACCGACCTTTTTTTGACGCGATCGAGCGGCGCGATCTCGACGCCTTTTTCTATCAACTCCTGTTGTTTGTTTTCATCGCCGGTGGCCTGCTGGTGCTCAATGTCACGCAGCAATGGCTCAACCAGATGGTGCGATTGAAGCTGCGCGAGGGGCTGACGCTCGACCTGATCAACGAATGGATGCGGCCGCTGCGCGCCTTCCGGCTTGCCAACTCCGGCGCCATGGGAATCAATCCGGACCAGAGAATGCAGGAAGACGCCGGCCATCTTGCCGATCTCACCACCGACCTCGGTTTCGGCCTTCTGCAGTCGTCCATCCTGCTCGCGTCTTTCGTGAGCGTACTCTGGGCGCTGTCGGCAGGCTTTGTTTTCCATATCGGCGGCCACTCGCTCGAGATTCCGGGCTACATGGTCTGGGCCGCGATCCTTTACGCCGGCTCGGCATCTTGGCTGAGTTGGCTTGTCGGGCGGCCGCTGATCGCCTTGAACGGTGACCGCTACGCACGCGAAGCGGAACTGCGTTTCTCGCTGATGCACGTCAGCGAACACATCGACGCTATATCGCTTGCCGGGGGTGAAACCGGCGAGCGGCGGCGTCTGGAACTCGATCTCGCAACCGTGCTGGGCGCCATGCGCAACATCTACCGTGCCCAGATCAATCTTGGCTGGGTCCAGGACGGCTATGGCTGGGTCACGGTCGTCGCGCCGATCCTGGTCGCCGCGCCTGTCTATTTCGCCGGCGAGATCAGCTTCGGCGGCCTGATGATGGCCGTCGGCGCCTTCAACCAGGTTCACACATCGCTCAAATGGTTCGTCGCCAATATCAGTGCCATCGCGGACTGGCGGGCGACGCTTCTGCGCGTTGCCGCCTTCCGGCGTGCCATGATCATGACGGACGTCCTGCACGACGCGGAAAAACGGATCGAATTCGTCGAGAACGATACAAACAAGCTGACCTTCGACAACCTCGAGGTCGCGTCGTCGAGCGGACGCACCAGGCTTTCCGAACCGCATATCGAGATCGGCGCGGGTCAGCGCGTAGTCATCAGCGGCGACCCTCGCGCGGGAAAGACGTTGCTTTTCCGGGCGCTCGCACGGCTTTGGCCGTGGGGAAGCGGGCGCGTCGGAATGCCGGCTGGCGAGATGGTCGCGTTCATCCCACGCTCCCCGTATTTTCCGCGGGGCAAGCTGCGCGACGCGCTTTCCTATCCGCGCGCTGGCGCCTTCCCAGATGCGAGTCTCGTCGCAGCCCTTTCGAAAGTCGGGCTTGATCAGCTGACCACGCTGCTCGATCGTGAAGCGCGTTGGGAGCGCGAACTCAGCGACGACGAACAACGTTCTCTCGCCTTCGCACGGCTTGTTCTTCATCGACCGCGCTGGGTGATCATCGATGAGGCGCTCGAGACGATGGACGGCGAGGCGATGAAGCGGGCCCTATCCATCTTCGAGGACGACCTCCGCGATACCGCCGTCGTCAAGATCGGCCGCACGCCGCGGAATGGACCACTGTTCCCCCGCGTCATCCATCTCGTGAAGGACGCCGAAGGCCCCGTCCTCAAACCCATTCACCTGGGCGGTGGTATGCACGAGAAGGAACTTGTGGCCAGCGCACCTTGA
- a CDS encoding helix-turn-helix domain-containing protein, translating to MSISLESFDNNQAAAIVSNDVAARVRAAREAVGYSIEDLAVTCGLANVEISEIESGLDQNPAKLKRIASALQLPLSDFLTVEI from the coding sequence ATGTCCATTTCACTCGAAAGTTTTGACAACAATCAAGCCGCTGCCATCGTCAGCAACGACGTGGCTGCCCGTGTCCGGGCCGCCCGCGAGGCTGTCGGCTACAGCATCGAAGACCTTGCTGTTACTTGCGGCCTCGCCAACGTCGAAATTAGTGAAATTGAAAGTGGCTTGGATCAAAATCCAGCAAAGCTGAAGCGTATCGCATCCGCGCTGCAACTGCCGCTTTCGGACTTCTTGACCGTGGAAATCTGA
- a CDS encoding alpha/beta fold hydrolase, with protein MLRRLPTSGQIVHVDPTRAQSIEEMARQALVDTPEQFILVGFSMGGYVAREMARLAPQQVSSLVLIATSARGDGGIQARRRAAVSAFDPATFRGLSHASLRTSVHPDRESDIELIDRIHAMSVRLGGRVFQQQTMFHRDGDLERLGEIRCATLIVAGTQDRLRSIEEAEELRDGIPGAVMELVQAGHMIPMEAPEELAAILVSWFQGRLAQ; from the coding sequence ATGCTCCGTCGGCTGCCGACGAGCGGCCAAATCGTCCATGTCGATCCGACGCGGGCGCAGTCGATCGAGGAAATGGCTAGACAGGCACTGGTCGACACGCCAGAGCAGTTCATCCTCGTCGGCTTCTCCATGGGAGGCTACGTTGCGCGTGAAATGGCACGGCTTGCACCACAGCAGGTGTCGTCGCTTGTGCTGATCGCTACCTCCGCGCGGGGAGATGGGGGAATTCAAGCTCGGCGCAGAGCGGCAGTCTCCGCCTTCGATCCCGCCACGTTCCGGGGGCTTAGCCATGCTTCCCTCCGCACCTCTGTTCACCCGGATCGAGAGAGCGATATTGAATTGATCGATCGGATCCATGCGATGAGCGTTCGCCTCGGTGGCAGGGTCTTCCAGCAGCAGACAATGTTTCACCGCGATGGCGATCTTGAACGTCTCGGCGAGATCCGCTGCGCTACGCTGATCGTAGCGGGAACACAGGACCGCCTCCGCAGCATCGAGGAGGCCGAAGAACTGCGCGATGGCATCCCTGGCGCAGTCATGGAATTGGTCCAGGCCGGGCATATGATCCCGATGGAAGCGCCAGAGGAACTCGCGGCGATCCTAGTAAGCTGGTTCCAGGGGCGCTTGGCTCAATAG
- a CDS encoding TetR/AcrR family transcriptional regulator: MSKPRPVMIAETRAKLLAAARHAFGTVGYAQSSMDDFTAGAGLTRGALYHHFGDKKGLLQAVIQELDAEMTARLHSVSSRAPTRWEGFVDECVAYIQMALEPEIQRIMFRDGPAILGDISQWPSTNGCIAALSRSLSQLKADGAIIDVDEEATARLINGASSHAALWIANSEDPQETSRRAVEAFRALLERLKRPDTDTLKARATISTTGF; this comes from the coding sequence ATGAGCAAGCCGCGCCCGGTCATGATCGCCGAGACACGCGCGAAGTTGCTTGCCGCTGCCCGGCACGCCTTCGGGACGGTAGGCTATGCCCAATCCTCAATGGATGATTTCACGGCAGGCGCGGGATTGACGCGTGGCGCGCTCTACCACCACTTCGGAGACAAAAAGGGGTTGCTGCAGGCCGTGATTCAAGAGCTGGATGCCGAGATGACGGCGCGGTTGCACAGCGTCTCGTCACGAGCACCAACGCGTTGGGAGGGGTTCGTCGATGAGTGCGTGGCCTATATTCAGATGGCACTCGAGCCCGAAATCCAACGAATCATGTTTCGCGACGGCCCCGCCATCCTCGGCGACATATCTCAGTGGCCAAGCACCAACGGCTGTATCGCGGCCCTCAGTCGGAGCCTGAGCCAACTCAAGGCGGATGGAGCGATTATCGACGTCGATGAAGAAGCGACTGCGCGCCTGATCAACGGTGCCAGCAGCCATGCTGCCTTGTGGATCGCCAACTCGGAGGACCCGCAGGAAACATCGAGAAGAGCGGTGGAGGCCTTCCGAGCATTGCTCGAGCGACTGAAGAGGCCTGACACAGACACGCTCAAAGCTCGCGCGACGATTTCAACAACAGGATTTTGA
- a CDS encoding MFS transporter — translation MSNPYREIFSVPGVKGFSAAGFFARLPIAMAPIGIVAMLSQTRGEYWTAGAVSAAFALTNALVSPQISRMVDRLGQSAVIAPTTVVSVLAFIALMVGANQDWPAWALFVSAFFAAAMPSIPAMLRARWTELFRDRPELNTAFAFESAADELVYIAGASLSVGLAVALFPEAGMLVSTIFLAVGTTAFVLQRSTEPQLRHLERGVSQGSAIRLRPVQIITLALVFVGSMFATAEVSAVAITKELGQPNAASLVIGVYAIGSFVVGLVIGALNPSMPLQRQLLIAVSVLAVTALPLLVADTVPLLALAVFVSGIAISPTFITAFGLIERRVPETMLTEGVTWVMTGIGIGMALGAFVAGWVVDNFGAQNGFLVSAFAGVASVAIIALGQRILAGGRMEAAEGTLPQPAE, via the coding sequence ATGTCTAATCCTTACAGAGAAATATTCAGCGTGCCGGGCGTGAAAGGTTTCTCCGCCGCGGGCTTTTTCGCTCGCTTGCCTATTGCCATGGCACCGATCGGCATTGTCGCCATGCTGTCGCAGACACGCGGGGAGTATTGGACCGCGGGCGCGGTTTCAGCAGCTTTCGCCCTTACGAATGCGCTCGTCTCTCCCCAGATCTCGCGAATGGTCGATCGGCTCGGCCAGTCGGCGGTCATAGCGCCGACCACCGTGGTCTCGGTCCTGGCTTTTATTGCTCTCATGGTGGGAGCGAACCAGGATTGGCCAGCGTGGGCGCTGTTCGTGTCGGCCTTTTTCGCGGCGGCGATGCCAAGCATTCCCGCGATGCTGCGGGCGCGCTGGACAGAGCTATTCCGCGACCGTCCCGAGTTGAACACGGCCTTCGCCTTTGAGTCGGCAGCAGACGAACTGGTTTACATCGCCGGCGCGTCGCTCTCGGTCGGGTTGGCGGTCGCGCTGTTTCCGGAAGCCGGTATGCTGGTCAGCACCATTTTCCTTGCGGTCGGAACAACTGCCTTCGTGCTGCAGCGGTCGACTGAACCGCAGCTACGTCATCTGGAGCGCGGCGTTTCCCAAGGATCGGCAATTCGGCTGCGACCGGTGCAGATCATAACGCTCGCCCTGGTATTCGTGGGCTCGATGTTCGCTACGGCGGAAGTCAGTGCCGTTGCGATCACGAAGGAGCTCGGGCAGCCAAATGCTGCAAGCCTTGTCATCGGCGTCTACGCCATCGGGTCGTTCGTCGTCGGGCTGGTCATCGGTGCCCTGAATCCAAGCATGCCGCTGCAGAGGCAGCTGCTGATCGCGGTCAGCGTCCTTGCCGTGACGGCCCTGCCGCTGCTTGTCGCCGATACGGTACCGCTCCTGGCCCTCGCCGTCTTCGTGAGCGGCATCGCCATCTCGCCGACCTTCATCACGGCTTTTGGCTTGATCGAGCGCCGGGTTCCGGAAACGATGCTGACCGAGGGCGTTACGTGGGTGATGACCGGCATTGGAATTGGCATGGCGCTCGGGGCTTTCGTCGCGGGCTGGGTAGTCGATAATTTCGGCGCGCAAAACGGCTTCCTCGTATCCGCATTCGCCGGAGTGGCATCCGTGGCGATCATCGCCTTGGGTCAGCGGATATTGGCCGGAGGCAGAATGGAGGCCGCGGAGGGGACGCTGCCCCAACCCGCAGAGTAG